The DNA window CTGCAAGGAGTGCCACGAACGCTTCCGCGAGGACCAGCTCGACGACCCGGACCGCTGCCCGAACTGCGGCGCCGAGGGCAGCTTCACCGAGGCCCGGCAGTTCAACCTGATGTTCAAGACCCACGCCGGCCCGATCGAGTCCGAGGGGGCGGTGGCCTACCTGCGTCCCGAGACCGCCCAAGGGATGTTCATCAACTTCGCCAACGTCCTGCAGGCCAGCCGCAAGCGCCCGCCGTTCGGCATCGCCCAGATCGGCAAGTCGTTCCGCAACGAGATCACCCCCGGGAACTTCGTGTTCCGGACCCGGGAGTTCGAGCAGATGGAGCTCGAGTTCTTCGTCCCGCCCGACGAGGCCGACCGCTGGTACGAGTACTGGTGCGCCCAGCGCTACCAGTGGTACCTCGACCTCGGGATCCCGGCGGACAAGCTGCGGATGCGCCCCCACGACGCCGACGAGCTGAGCCACTACTCCTCGGGCACGTCCGACGTCGAGTTCCTCTTCCCCTGGGGATGGGGGGAGCTCGAGGGCATCGCCAACCGGGGCGACTACGACCTCACCCAGCACGCCGCCCACTCCGGCGACAAGCTCGACTTCTTCGACCAGGCGACGAACACCCGCTACACGCCCCACGTCATCGAGCCGGCCGCCGGTGCGACCCGCACCATGATGGCCTTCCTCCTCTCGGCCTACGACGAGGAGGAGGTGCGCGGCGAGGTCCGCACCGTGCTGCGCCTCCATCCCCGGCTCGCCCCGTACAAGGTGGCGGTGCTGCCGCTGTCGAAGAAGGACACGCTCACGCCGGTCGCCCGCGAGGTGCTGGCGCTGCTCCAGCCGTCGTTCATGTGCGACTACGACGAGACCCAGGCCATCGGCCGCCGCTACCGCCGCCAGGACGAGCTGGGCACCCCCTACTGCGTCACCGTCGACTTCGAGAGCCTCGACGACCGGGCCGTGACCGTTCGCGAGCGCGACACGATGACCCAGGAGCGGGTGCCCATCGACGGTCTCGTCGCCCACCTCGCGCCGAAGCTGGTCTGATCGACCGCGCCCTCCGCCCCGCGGTCGGGCCAACCAGGTCGGGACCAACGGATCTGGACACCTCCGGGTCGATCGCTAGCGTTGCCGGCAGGGCGCCGACGCCCTCGGGAGGGACGTGGTCATGACCTGGGTCTACGGATTCGCACATCGGCACAGCCGGGCGCCGAGGGACCTCAAGGCGCTGCTCGGCGGCAAGGGCGCCAACCTCGCCGAGATGACCTCCGTGCTCGCATTGCCCGTGCCGCCCGGGTTCACGATCACCACCGACGCCTGTCGGGCCTACATGGCCACCGGGTGGCCGGGCGGACTCGACGCCGAGATCGACGGCCACGTCGCCAGCCTCGAGCGCTTCATGGGCCGCCGCCTCGGCGATCCCGACGACCCGCTGTTGGTGAGCGTCCGCTCGGGAGCGGCCTTCTCCATGCCCGGGATGATGGACACCATCTTGAACCTGGGCCTCAACGACGAGTCGGTCAAGGGCCTGGCGGCGCGGACCGACGAGCGCTTCGCCCTCGACTCCTACCGCCGGCTGCTCGCCATGTACGGCCGGATCGTGCTCGACGTCCCCGGCGAGCACTTCGACGACCCGCTCGAGCAGGCCAAGGTCGACGCGGGGGTGCGCACGGACGCCGAGCTCACCGCCGAGGCGCTCGCCGAGCTCGTCGCCGGCTACCAGCGCGCCATCGTCGAGCACCACGGTGCCCCCTTCCCCCAGGACCCCCGTGAGCAGCTGCGCCAGGCCGTCGAGGCGGTGTTCCGGTCGTGGCAGTCACCCCGGGCCAAGGCCTACCGCCGCCGCGAGCACATCGCCGACGACCTCGGCACGGCGGTGAACATCCAGTCGATGGTGTTCGGCAACCGCGACGACCAGTCGGGGACGGGGGTGGCGTTCACCCGCGATCCGTCGACCGGCGCGGCGGGCGCCTACGGCGACTTCCTGGTGAACGCCCAGGGCGAGGACGTCGTCGCCGGCATCCGGGCCACCCTGCCCCTCCAGGACATGGCCGAGATCTTCCCGGCCGCCCACACCGAGCTGACCTTCATGCTCGAGCGTCTCGAGCGGCACTACCGCGACATGCTCGACTGCGAGTTCACCGTCGAGAGCGGCCGGCTCTGGATGCTCCAGACCCGGGTCGGCAAGCGCACCGGGGCGGCGGCGTTGCGCATCGCCGTGGCGCTCACCGAGGACCCCACCATCCACATCTCGCGGGCCGAGGCCGTGCAGCGGGTGCGGCCCGACCACCTCGACCAGGTGCTGCACCCCCAGCTCGGCGACGTGAAGGCCCCGCTCCTGGCCACCGGCCTGCCGGCGTCGCCCGGGGCGGCGGTCGGCCACGCCTACTTCGACGCCGACCGTGCCGAGGCGGCGGCCCGCGACGGCGAGCGGGTGGTGCTCGTGCGTCCGGAGACCTCCCCCGAGGACGTCCACGGGATCGCCGTCGCCCAGGGGGTCCTCACCTCCCGCGGTGGACTCGTCAGCCATGCGGCCGTCGTCGCCCGGGGCTGGGGCAAGCCGGCGGTGGTCGGGGCCGAGAGCCTCACCATCGGCCCCGACTCGTTGACGACCGCCGACGGCACGGTGGTCCGCGAGGGGGACTGGATCTCCCTCGACGGCGCCCGCGGCACCGTCTTCGTCGGTGAGCTCGCCCTCAAGGAGGGCAACGTGCCGAGCGAGTTCGGCATCATCCTCGGGTGGGCCGACGAGATCCGCGCCGGGGTCCTCGGGGTGCGGGCCAACGCCGACACCGGACCCGACGCGGCCCGGGCCCGCGAGCTCGGCGCCGAGGGCATCGGGCTGTGCCGCACCGAGCACATGTTCCTCCAGGAGGACCGGCTCCCGGTCGTGCGGCGCATGATCCTCGCCGACGAGCCCGAGGAGGAGAAGGCCGCCCTCCTGGAGCTGCTCGCCGTGCAGCGCGCCGACTTCGAGGAGGTGCTCGAGGCGATGGACGGCCTGCCGGTCACCGTGCGCCTCCTCGACCCGCCGCTCCACGAGTTCCTCCCGTCGGTGGAGGAGCTGATCGTGCAGGACGCGCAGGGCAAGCTCCCCGCCGAGGGCAAGGCCCTGCTCGCCGCGGCGCGGCACTGGCAGGAGCAGAACCCCATGCTCGGCCTCCGCGGCGTCCGGCTCGGCATCGTGAAGGTCGGCCTCTACCGCATGCAGGTGCGGGCGCTCGTCGAGGCCGCCCTGCGGCGCCAGTCGCTCGGCGGGCGACCGGTGCTCGAGATCATGATCCCGCTGGTCATCAACATGGCCGAGCTCGACCTCACCCGCCGCTGGGTGGAGGAGGAGGTGGCCACCGTGCTGGCCGAGCACGACGCCCGCCTCGACGTGAGCGTCGGATCGATGATCGAGACGCCGCGGGCCGCCATCCGCGCCGCCGACATCGCCAAGGCCGCCGACTTCTTCTCCTTCGGTACCAACGACCTCACGCAGATGACGCTCGGCTTCAGCCGCGACGACGTCGCCCCGATCCTCGAGAGCTACCTCGAGCAGGGCCTGCTGTCGGTCGACCCGTTCAAGTCGATCGACCAGCCGGGCGTCGGCGAGCTCGTCGCCATGGCCGTCGAGCGGGGTCGTTCGACGAAGCCCCACCTGAAGATGGGGGTGTGCGGCGAGCACGGCGGCGACCCCGAGTCCGTGGAGTTCTTCCACCGTCTCGGCATCGACTACGTGTCGTGCTCGCCGTTCCGCGTGCCCGTGGCCCGCCTGGCGGCGGCGCACGCCGTGCTGTCGGCGTCGGCCGGCGTCGGCGACTTCGACGACCGCTGAGGCGTCCCGCGCGGGCACCGCGGCCGCCGAGGTGATGAGTCGAGCGGCCGGCCGGTTCGGTGAGGCGCGCTGCTACCGTCCGACCGGAGGCGGCGCACCCCGCCGCGGAGGGCACCGTGGGGATCGAGGACGACGACATCGCCAGCGTGCGGGCTGCCACCGACATCGTCGCGGTGATCAGCGAGCACGTCGCGTTGAAGCGGGTCGGTCGTCGGTGGCAGGGGCTGTGCCCGTTCCACAGCGAGAAGAGCGGGTCGTTCTCCGTGAACGCCGAGGACAAGCTCTACTACTGCTTCGGGTGCGGGGCGAAGGGCGACGTCATCACCTTCGTCCGCGAGATCGAGCACCTCGACTTCGTGGCCGCCGTCGAGAAGCTGGCCGCCAAGTCCGGGGTGACGCTGCGCTACACCGACGAAGGGCAGAACGAGGGGCGCAAGCGGCGGGCGCGGCTGCTCGACGCCGTCGCCGAGGCGGTGGACTGGTACCACGATCGGCTGCTGTCGGCCCCCGACGCCGCCGCCGCCCGCGGGTACCTGCGATCGCGGGGGCTGACCGGCGACGAGGTGCGGGCGTACAAGATCGGCTGGGCCCCGGAGGGCTGGGACGAGCTGGCCGTCGCGCTGCGCCTCCCCGCCGACGTGTTCGTCGACGCCGGACTCGGGTTCCTCAACAGCAGGGGCCGCCCGACCGACGCCTTCCGAGGCCGGATCCTGTTCCCGATCTTCGACGTGAGCGGTCACCCGGTCGGCTTCGGCGGGCGCATCATGCCCGGCGCCGAGGGCGCCAAGTACAAGAACTCGGTCGACAGCTCCATCTACGGCAAGTCGAAGCTGCTCTACGGGCTCAACTGGGCGAAGGCCGACATCGTGCGGGCCGACGAGGCGATCGTGTGCGAGGGGTACACCGACGTCATCGGGTTCGCGAAGGCCGGCGTCCCCCGGGCGGTGGCGACCTGCGGCACCGCGCTCACCGAGGATCACTTCAAGCTCCTGCGCAGCTTCGCCCGTCGGGTGGTGCTGGCCTTCGACGCCGACGCCGCCGGACAGAACGCCGCTGCCCGCGTGTACGCGTGGGAGCGGGCCTACGACCTCGACGTGGCCGTGGCGGTCATGCCCGGGGGGGTCGACCCGGCCGACCTCGCCCTCACCGACCCGGCCGCGCTGGTGGCGTCGGTGGCCGACGCCCGGCCGTTCCTGAAGTTCCGACTCGACCGCGCTCTCGCCGCGGCGCGCTTCGAGACGCCCGAGCAGCGGGTCCGGGCGGCCGAGGGGGCCATGTCGGTCGTGTCCGAGCACCCGAGCGAGATGGTGCGCGACCAGTACCTCCTCGAGGTCGCCGCCCGGTGCCGCGTCGACCCCGGTCAGCTCCGAGGTCGCACTTTCCCGCCTCCGCCGGTCCCCGGGGCCGACCGGCGGGCCGCGGCGCCGCGGGGGAGCGCGGTCGCCGAGGACCGGCCCCGGCGACCCCCCCGACCGGTTCGCGACACCGCCGAGACCGAGGCGTTGCGGCTGTTGATCTCCCGCCGCGACGAGGTGGGGCCGCACCTCGACGAGGCCCTCTTCGGCGACCCGGTGGTGAGCGCCGCCTACCGGGCCGCGGTCCGCACCCCCGTGCTGGCCGAGGCGGTCGCCTCGCTCGACGACGACCCGGCCGCGTCCGAGCTCCTCCAACGCCTGGCCGTCGAGGAGACCGACGCCGACCTGGACGACGTGCTCACCCGCCTCGTCGACGAGGCGGCCGGGCGGGCCCTGGCCGCCCTGGAGGCCGAGGCCCGGGTGGCCGAGGACCCCCTCGCCGTAGCCGGTGACGTGGCATGGGTGAAGCTCCGGACGCTCGAGCTCCGTGACCCTTCGACCACGGAGGAGGCCCGGGGGCTGTTGGTAGGGTGGCTGACCGGGCGCTCGGAGGAGGAACGATGATCGAGAGCGGCACGACGCCCTCGTCTCCGACCCAGATCCCCGATGCGGTGCTGACGACGCTGGTCGAGCGGGCCGAGACGCGCGCCGAGCGCTTCGTCACCGTCGACGAGATCATGGGCGACCTCGCCGTCCTGGCCGCCGGGGACGCCACCGAGGAGGCGCTCGAGTGCGCCAAGGTCGCGCTGGCCGAGCGGGGCGTCGCCGTCGACGCCAGCGAGCCCGACGCCGGGGCGTTGACCGACGAGGCTCTCCTCGGGGCCAGCATCGACGCCGGTGCCGATCACCCCGTGGCGGTCATCCTCCACGACCCGCTCGTCGACGGTGACGACCTCGTCGAGCGCCGGCACCGGGCGCGCTACAAGGGGGCGGCGTCGCGTGACGCCCTGCGCCTCGGCTCCCAGGCCGGCGAGGGCGGTTCGGCCGACCCGGTCCGGATGTACCTGAAGGAGATCGGGCGGGTCTCACTGCTCACCGGCGCCGAGGAGGTGGAGCTCGCCCAGATCATCGAGCGGGGGAGCGAGGCCGCCGAGCGCCTCGCCGAGCTGGCGGCCCGCGGCGAGGCCGACGAGCTCTCCACCGCCGAGCGGCTCCGGCTCACCCGCCTCGTGCGCAAGGGCGAGGACGCCAAGGCCGAGCTCACCCAGGCCAACCTGCGCCTAGTGGTGTCCATCGCCAAGCGCTACGTGGGTCGCGGGATGCTCATGCTCGACCTCATCCAGGAGGGCAACCTCGGTCTGATGCGGGCCGTCGAGAAGTTCGACTGGACCAAGGGCTTCAAGTTCTCCACCTACGCGACGTGGTGGATCCGCCAGGCCATCACCCGCGCCATCGCCGACCAGGCCCGCACCATCCGCATCCCGGTGCACATGGTCGAGTCCATCAACAAGGTGCACCGGGTGCAGCGCCAGATGATGCAGACCCTCGAGCGCGAGCCGACGGTGGAGGAGCTGGCCGAGCGGGTCGACATGACCCCGGCGCGGGTGCGCGAGATCATGCGCATCTCCCAGGACCCGTTGTCGCTCGACTCGCCCGTCGGGGAGGAGGATGACTCCAACCTGGCCGACTTCATCGAAGACCAGACCGCCGAGGCCCCAGCGGAGATGGCCGCCCGGATGATGCTCAACGAGGCCGTCGAGGAGGCCCTCGACGACCTCAACGACCGGGAGAAGGCCGTGGTGCGCATGCGCTTCGGGCTCGACGACGGCCAGGCCCGCACCCTCGAGGAGGTGGGCCGGGAGTTCGGCGTCACCCGAGAGCGGATCCGCCAGATCGAGTCCAAGACGCTCGCCAAGCTGCGCCACCCCCAGCACAGCCAGAAGCTGCGCGACTACCTCGACGGGGAGTGACCGGGTCCTGACCGGGCCGCCGAGCGGGTAGACACCACCCATGCGATTCAAGACCGGATTCGTCGTCGGTGCGGCCGTGGGCTACTACCTGGGGGCCAGGGCAGGGCGGGAGCGCTACCTCCAGATCGAGCGCACCCTCGACCGGGCCCGGGCCACGGCGGCCTACCAGCGCGCCGCCGGCCAGGTGGAGGCCCGCATCGGCGACGTGCGGGAGCGGGCCAAGGCGACGGTGTCGTCGGTCGCCGGCGACGCGGTCGACGCCGTGTTGGGCTCCGAACCTGAGGCCACCTGGGAGCCGGGGCTCGAGTTCAACCCCGATTACCGGCCCACTCTCGAGGAGATGGAAGCCGACCTCGTGGGACGCGAGCCGGGCGCCTGAGTCGACCGGGAGGGGACCGGCGGGTCAGGGCCGGTCTCGAGGCCGGGTCTCGCCGGCTGCCCGCGATCTGATCCGTCGGCACCGCCAGCGACCGAGGGCGCTGTCGCACCGTGTCACCAGACTGGTGCGATGGGTTATCGAGGGAAGACGGTGGAGCGGGAGCGGGCGAGGGAGCTGCGCGCCGAGTCGTGGACCCTGGCCGAGATCGGCGCGGAGTTGGGGGTGGCGAAGTCCTCGGTCTCGGTGTGGGTTCGCGACGTCGACTTCACGCCTCGTCCCCGGAGCACGGCCCGCCGGCGCGGCCCCAATGTGCTCCAGCGCCGCAAGGCCGCGGAGATCGAACAGCTCCGCGAGGAGGGCCGTCGTCGGATCGGCCTGCTCAGCGAGCGCGAGTTCCTGGTTGCAGGAGCGGCGCTGTACGCCGGGGAGGGCTCACGGCGCGACGGGATGGTGGCGTTCGTCAACAGCGATCCGCGCATGGTCCTCTTCTTCTGCCAGTGGCTGCGGCGGTTCTTCGAGATCGACGAGTACCGCCTCCGCGCCCGTCTCCATCTCCACGAGGATCTCGACCTCGTCGCGGCCACTCGGTTCTGGTCGGACCTGTTGGCAATCCCCGTGAGTGGGTTCGGGGGCTCCGTACCGGTCAATACCGGCCGGTCGCTTCCGGTCGGTCAAGCATCCGATGGGGTGTCTCACCGTCCGCTACAGCTGCAGTCGGACGCATCGGGCCGTGATGGGCCTCACCGCGGCGCTGCTAGATTCCTGCTGTCCTTCCGGGGTAGCTCAGCTGGCAGAGCGCCGCACTGTTAATGCGATTGTCGTGGGTTCGAGCCCCACCCCCGGAGCCCCGCACGCCCCGAGCCCCTGAGGCCGGGGCGTCGTCGCGTCCCGGGTCCGGGCGGTCCCTCCCGAGCGGCGAGGTGGGGTGGCGAGGTGGGGCGGAAGGGAAGTGGGGTCGGACACGAGGTGTTGGCCGTCCCCGATGCAGGGGCTCCGTAGTGTGGGGCGGCACGGGGCGGTAGCTCAATGGTCAGAGCAGGCGACTCATAATCGCTCGGTCGTGGGTTCGATCCCCACCCGCCCCACCATGCTGTTCGTCCCGACATCGGACGCGATGTCGATCGGGCCTCGGCTCGTCCGCACTCACTCTCGCTGTGGGCCGATCGCCGGGGCGGGGGTGGGAGGAGGCGTGCCGTCGGGCGCTGACGTCTCAGCCCGTGAAGGCGGGGGTCGCCGGAACTGCGGCCGCAGGCGTCGTCGTCGGGGTCGTCGGTGTGGTCGGCACGGTGTTCCGGGCCACGGTGGCGAGCAGCTCGGCCACCACGTCGATGCGGAGCTCACCGAGCCCGCTCGCCAGGTCGTAGCCGATGGTGGCGTCGCAGCAGTCGACGGACTCGTAGATGCGGTTGTTGCCCTTCGTGATGTCGACGAACGCGGCGGCGTAGTCGGTCGGGTCGGCGGCGATGGCGTAGATCGCGTCGTTGAGCACCGTCGGCGGCGTCAGGCCCTCGGCCAGCAGACGGGAGCGGATCGACGCGAACGCGCCGGCGTAGAGCGGCGAGGCGAGGCTCGTGCCACCGTTGCCGAACCAGCAGTCGGCCGGGGTCTCGTTGACGCAGGAGCCGCTGGAGGCCAGGTTGAGGTAGCCCGGGTACCCCGCGAGGGCCGAGACGTCGGGGAGGCCCCGTGTCGGAAGGGTCGCCCCACCGGGCAGGTTGCCCTGAGAGGCGGGGGTCGGGAACGTCGAGAGACCCCCTCCACCAGAGGCGCAGTTCTCGCCTCCGCTGGTGGTGACATCGCCCGGGCTCTCGTTCCACACCGAACCCTCACCGAGGGGGTTCGCGTCCTCGATCTCCGTGCCGCCCACGGCGGTCGTCCATCGTGATGCTGCCGGGTACCGCATGTCCGGCCCCGCCAGCGCCGTGTCACAGACCGGGTGGTTGGAGCAGCCCGAGGGTCCTGCGTCCCCTGCGGCGTGGAAGAACCACGTCCCCGCCTCGGCGAGCGCCTGGAGGGCCGTCTCGGTGTCCTCGATCTCCGCGGTGGTCCACTGCGGCTGGCAGTCCCCGAAGCTGAGCGACACCACATCGGGCCGCCGGCCGCCGGTGTAGACCCCCGACCGAACACGGTCGAGGATGTCGGCGAGCACCTCCTGCTCGTTCTGGTCGCTCACCAGGACGTAGAGCTGATCGAGCCCGGGGGCGCCGGCGATCATGGCGTAGGCGTCGCCCTGCGCCTCACCGAAGCACCCCGGTTCGCCGGTTCCGCCGCAGGGCGAGGGCGGCAGTGGGACCGAGGCGCCGAGCACGCCCGTCTGGGTGATCGGTGGACCGTCGACGCCGAGGCAGGCCTTCCACTGGTCCAGTGCCTCGATGTCCACGGACTGATCGAACTCGATGAGGACCGCCGTCTGGCCGCGACCGTCGTAGCCGGCGTCGAGCAGCGGTTGGATGCCGTAGCGCTCGCGCAGTGCCTGGGGGGTGAGGGAGTCGGCTACGAAGGACGGGGGTGGCGTCGTGCACTCGACGGCGGCGGGGGCCGCGGCGCCCGCACTGGGGGAGACCGGCGGTGCGATCACGGGGAGGGTCGCGGCGATCACGGCTGCGGCGAGGAGCACAGCCCATCGGCGCGTCCTGCGGCTGGCGATCCCTGACGGTTCGGCGCCGCCGCCCCGGTGCTGCCCTGCGTGAAGGCCCCGTTCCGAGCTGGACGACATGCGTTTCCCCCTGGTGCCGAAAGCGAGCGGTCGCCGACAGTAACTCTCGTGGCGGGTGAACGTCGGCTGGCGCAGCCCGGCGAGGGCAGCCCGCCCGATGGTCCTTCCTGTGGCACTGGGGACCGACGCCCGCGCCATCGGCGCCCCCAATGGCGCTCGGTTCGTTCTTCGTCGCGCCAGCCTGTGCGCGGTGGTTGGTTCGTGGGATGACTCAGCTCGTGTCCGGCGTGAACAGAGCGAGGGCGGGGTCGGGTGTGGATCGTCGGTGTGGCGGTTGGCCCG is part of the Acidimicrobiales bacterium genome and encodes:
- a CDS encoding glycine--tRNA ligase, with product MEKIVNLSKRRGFVFPSAEIYGGFRSTYDYGPIGVLLLRNVKDAWWRSMVQLRDDVVGLDASILSPPAVWEASGHLSNFTDPLVDCKECHERFREDQLDDPDRCPNCGAEGSFTEARQFNLMFKTHAGPIESEGAVAYLRPETAQGMFINFANVLQASRKRPPFGIAQIGKSFRNEITPGNFVFRTREFEQMELEFFVPPDEADRWYEYWCAQRYQWYLDLGIPADKLRMRPHDADELSHYSSGTSDVEFLFPWGWGELEGIANRGDYDLTQHAAHSGDKLDFFDQATNTRYTPHVIEPAAGATRTMMAFLLSAYDEEEVRGEVRTVLRLHPRLAPYKVAVLPLSKKDTLTPVAREVLALLQPSFMCDYDETQAIGRRYRRQDELGTPYCVTVDFESLDDRAVTVRERDTMTQERVPIDGLVAHLAPKLV
- the ppdK gene encoding pyruvate, phosphate dikinase; translated protein: MTWVYGFAHRHSRAPRDLKALLGGKGANLAEMTSVLALPVPPGFTITTDACRAYMATGWPGGLDAEIDGHVASLERFMGRRLGDPDDPLLVSVRSGAAFSMPGMMDTILNLGLNDESVKGLAARTDERFALDSYRRLLAMYGRIVLDVPGEHFDDPLEQAKVDAGVRTDAELTAEALAELVAGYQRAIVEHHGAPFPQDPREQLRQAVEAVFRSWQSPRAKAYRRREHIADDLGTAVNIQSMVFGNRDDQSGTGVAFTRDPSTGAAGAYGDFLVNAQGEDVVAGIRATLPLQDMAEIFPAAHTELTFMLERLERHYRDMLDCEFTVESGRLWMLQTRVGKRTGAAALRIAVALTEDPTIHISRAEAVQRVRPDHLDQVLHPQLGDVKAPLLATGLPASPGAAVGHAYFDADRAEAAARDGERVVLVRPETSPEDVHGIAVAQGVLTSRGGLVSHAAVVARGWGKPAVVGAESLTIGPDSLTTADGTVVREGDWISLDGARGTVFVGELALKEGNVPSEFGIILGWADEIRAGVLGVRANADTGPDAARARELGAEGIGLCRTEHMFLQEDRLPVVRRMILADEPEEEKAALLELLAVQRADFEEVLEAMDGLPVTVRLLDPPLHEFLPSVEELIVQDAQGKLPAEGKALLAAARHWQEQNPMLGLRGVRLGIVKVGLYRMQVRALVEAALRRQSLGGRPVLEIMIPLVINMAELDLTRRWVEEEVATVLAEHDARLDVSVGSMIETPRAAIRAADIAKAADFFSFGTNDLTQMTLGFSRDDVAPILESYLEQGLLSVDPFKSIDQPGVGELVAMAVERGRSTKPHLKMGVCGEHGGDPESVEFFHRLGIDYVSCSPFRVPVARLAAAHAVLSASAGVGDFDDR
- the dnaG gene encoding DNA primase is translated as MGIEDDDIASVRAATDIVAVISEHVALKRVGRRWQGLCPFHSEKSGSFSVNAEDKLYYCFGCGAKGDVITFVREIEHLDFVAAVEKLAAKSGVTLRYTDEGQNEGRKRRARLLDAVAEAVDWYHDRLLSAPDAAAARGYLRSRGLTGDEVRAYKIGWAPEGWDELAVALRLPADVFVDAGLGFLNSRGRPTDAFRGRILFPIFDVSGHPVGFGGRIMPGAEGAKYKNSVDSSIYGKSKLLYGLNWAKADIVRADEAIVCEGYTDVIGFAKAGVPRAVATCGTALTEDHFKLLRSFARRVVLAFDADAAGQNAAARVYAWERAYDLDVAVAVMPGGVDPADLALTDPAALVASVADARPFLKFRLDRALAAARFETPEQRVRAAEGAMSVVSEHPSEMVRDQYLLEVAARCRVDPGQLRGRTFPPPPVPGADRRAAAPRGSAVAEDRPRRPPRPVRDTAETEALRLLISRRDEVGPHLDEALFGDPVVSAAYRAAVRTPVLAEAVASLDDDPAASELLQRLAVEETDADLDDVLTRLVDEAAGRALAALEAEARVAEDPLAVAGDVAWVKLRTLELRDPSTTEEARGLLVGWLTGRSEEER
- the rpoD gene encoding RNA polymerase sigma factor RpoD, which codes for MGDLAVLAAGDATEEALECAKVALAERGVAVDASEPDAGALTDEALLGASIDAGADHPVAVILHDPLVDGDDLVERRHRARYKGAASRDALRLGSQAGEGGSADPVRMYLKEIGRVSLLTGAEEVELAQIIERGSEAAERLAELAARGEADELSTAERLRLTRLVRKGEDAKAELTQANLRLVVSIAKRYVGRGMLMLDLIQEGNLGLMRAVEKFDWTKGFKFSTYATWWIRQAITRAIADQARTIRIPVHMVESINKVHRVQRQMMQTLEREPTVEELAERVDMTPARVREIMRISQDPLSLDSPVGEEDDSNLADFIEDQTAEAPAEMAARMMLNEAVEEALDDLNDREKAVVRMRFGLDDGQARTLEEVGREFGVTRERIRQIESKTLAKLRHPQHSQKLRDYLDGE
- a CDS encoding S8 family serine peptidase, with amino-acid sequence MLLAAAVIAATLPVIAPPVSPSAGAAAPAAVECTTPPPSFVADSLTPQALRERYGIQPLLDAGYDGRGQTAVLIEFDQSVDIEALDQWKACLGVDGPPITQTGVLGASVPLPPSPCGGTGEPGCFGEAQGDAYAMIAGAPGLDQLYVLVSDQNEQEVLADILDRVRSGVYTGGRRPDVVSLSFGDCQPQWTTAEIEDTETALQALAEAGTWFFHAAGDAGPSGCSNHPVCDTALAGPDMRYPAASRWTTAVGGTEIEDANPLGEGSVWNESPGDVTTSGGENCASGGGGLSTFPTPASQGNLPGGATLPTRGLPDVSALAGYPGYLNLASSGSCVNETPADCWFGNGGTSLASPLYAGAFASIRSRLLAEGLTPPTVLNDAIYAIAADPTDYAAAFVDITKGNNRIYESVDCCDATIGYDLASGLGELRIDVVAELLATVARNTVPTTPTTPTTTPAAAVPATPAFTG